The Erythrobacter insulae genome window below encodes:
- the ada gene encoding bifunctional DNA-binding transcriptional regulator/O6-methylguanine-DNA methyltransferase Ada gives MTNIRTHSGILSANPSGVLSDDDRWQIALAKDRRYDGAFVTGVHSTGIYCRPSCPARPPLRKNVKFYADAAGAEAAGLRACKRCAPDTQSAEEACVLAAIAAIRADGPLTLGQLADLTGYSPTHFQRLFKRTVGISPAAFARALREEKVRAALQRGANVTDALYDAGYGAPSRFYADTKGRLGMQARDWRDGGKGRTIHWSVMATSLGQVLVAATGKGVCCVSFNEGEAQLRARFPNAELIAGGEDFQALFKTVIAAVEDPANDASAIPLDVKGTAFQQRVWQALREIPPGETRSYGELAAALGNPNASRAVGGANGANNIAVLIPCHRVVRAGGAIGGYAYGTEIKAELLKREQR, from the coding sequence ATGACAAACATTCGCACGCATTCCGGCATTCTTTCAGCCAACCCGTCCGGCGTTCTATCCGATGATGACCGCTGGCAAATCGCGCTCGCAAAAGACCGGCGGTATGATGGCGCATTCGTAACGGGGGTCCATTCGACCGGTATTTATTGCCGCCCAAGCTGCCCGGCGCGGCCGCCGCTGCGTAAAAATGTGAAGTTTTACGCAGATGCGGCGGGCGCAGAGGCGGCGGGGCTTCGGGCCTGCAAAAGATGCGCACCCGATACGCAAAGCGCAGAAGAAGCCTGCGTGCTCGCCGCGATTGCCGCGATCAGGGCCGATGGCCCTCTGACATTGGGCCAGCTGGCCGATCTAACCGGCTATTCACCGACGCATTTTCAACGTCTGTTCAAACGCACTGTCGGGATTTCGCCTGCTGCATTTGCGCGTGCTTTGCGCGAAGAGAAAGTGCGCGCCGCGCTTCAGCGGGGTGCCAACGTAACCGATGCGCTGTATGATGCAGGCTACGGCGCACCATCGCGCTTTTATGCGGATACGAAAGGCCGATTGGGCATGCAGGCACGTGACTGGCGCGATGGCGGGAAAGGCCGCACCATCCATTGGAGTGTCATGGCCACATCATTGGGTCAGGTGCTGGTCGCGGCCACCGGAAAAGGAGTGTGCTGCGTCTCTTTTAACGAGGGCGAGGCGCAGCTGCGCGCACGTTTTCCCAATGCAGAGCTGATTGCGGGCGGCGAAGACTTTCAGGCGCTATTCAAAACCGTTATCGCGGCGGTGGAAGACCCCGCAAACGATGCCTCTGCCATTCCGCTTGATGTAAAAGGCACTGCGTTCCAGCAGCGCGTCTGGCAGGCTTTGCGCGAAATCCCCCCCGGCGAAACACGCAGTTACGGCGAACTTGCCGCCGCTCTGGGCAATCCCAATGCGAGCCGCGCGGTAGGCGGCGCAAACGGCGCAAACAACATCGCGGTGCTGATCCCATGCCACCGCGTTGTGCGCGCTGGCGGGGCAATTGGCGGCTATGCCTATGGAACCGAGATCAAAGCGGAATTGCTCAAACGCGAACAGCGATAA
- a CDS encoding DUF1501 domain-containing protein yields MYIGKTAELSRRAFIRRSSQLAAMGAASSYAMGLAGLGEAAAFSNTGGYKALVCVFLYGGNDHSNTLIPFDAANYARYSSIRGGGGSEQGGGIALARAALANTVLTTPDDQTLTDDITYALAPTMPRLKARFDGGVMAPLLNVGPLVAPLTRAQYDNNSVPRPPKLFSHNDQQSTWQSSQPEGSQTGWGGRMGDLALSANTNAMFTAINASGNAVFLSGDQAVPYQVSSSGATLFRPLRRNRLYNSSAAAGALDQILRSGSGNIFAADHAHINDRSIQYGQFVNDALSNANVATDFGTGNGLADQLRTVAQLIASRRSLGVTRQVFMVAAGGFDNHDGLIGQHEGLLAGVDAAMDAFYRATAELGVADQVTTFTASDFGRTLASNGDGSDHGWGSFHFVMGGGVNGGRFYGRAPSVSVETADQVGRGRLLPTTSVDEYSATLAKWFGVSNSELPSISPNIGRFASPDLGFMTRPEEPAG; encoded by the coding sequence ATGTATATTGGCAAAACCGCCGAACTTTCCCGCCGCGCTTTTATCCGCCGGTCCAGCCAATTGGCGGCCATGGGGGCAGCGTCATCGTACGCCATGGGTCTTGCGGGCCTTGGCGAAGCAGCCGCATTCTCAAACACCGGCGGGTACAAGGCCCTCGTTTGCGTGTTTCTGTATGGCGGCAATGATCACAGCAACACTCTGATCCCGTTCGATGCCGCGAATTATGCGCGCTATTCAAGCATTCGCGGCGGCGGCGGATCGGAACAGGGCGGCGGGATCGCTCTGGCCCGTGCCGCGCTGGCGAACACGGTTTTGACCACGCCCGATGATCAGACCCTGACCGATGACATAACCTATGCCCTCGCGCCGACGATGCCCCGTTTGAAAGCGCGGTTTGACGGAGGTGTGATGGCGCCTTTGTTGAATGTCGGCCCGCTGGTCGCCCCGCTGACCCGCGCACAGTACGATAACAATTCCGTCCCGCGTCCGCCAAAACTGTTTTCGCACAATGATCAGCAATCGACCTGGCAAAGCTCGCAGCCCGAAGGGTCGCAAACAGGATGGGGCGGACGGATGGGCGATCTGGCCTTGTCGGCCAACACCAATGCAATGTTCACCGCCATCAATGCCAGCGGCAACGCCGTCTTCCTGAGCGGGGATCAGGCTGTTCCCTATCAAGTATCATCCAGCGGGGCGACATTGTTCCGGCCCCTGCGCCGCAACCGCCTTTACAATTCAAGCGCAGCAGCGGGCGCTCTGGATCAGATCCTGCGCAGCGGCTCTGGCAATATCTTCGCCGCCGATCATGCCCATATCAATGATCGTTCGATCCAATACGGCCAATTTGTGAATGACGCCCTGAGCAATGCGAATGTCGCGACCGATTTTGGGACCGGCAACGGGCTCGCGGATCAACTGCGCACGGTCGCTCAACTCATCGCCTCGCGCCGTTCGCTGGGCGTGACGCGTCAGGTGTTTATGGTTGCGGCTGGCGGTTTCGACAATCACGATGGGTTGATCGGTCAACATGAAGGCCTGCTGGCCGGGGTCGATGCGGCGATGGACGCTTTTTACCGCGCCACTGCCGAATTGGGCGTGGCCGATCAGGTGACGACCTTTACCGCTTCGGATTTTGGCCGCACGCTTGCATCGAATGGCGACGGGTCTGACCATGGCTGGGGCAGCTTCCATTTTGTGATGGGCGGCGGAGTGAATGGCGGACGGTTTTACGGACGCGCGCCGTCGGTGTCGGTTGAAACCGCCGATCAGGTGGGACGGGGCCGGTTGCTGCCGACCACGTCGGTCGATGAATATTCGGCGACGCTGGCAAAATGGTTCGGTGTTTCAAACAGCGAACTGCCCAGTATATCGCCCAATATCGGGCGTTTCGCATCGCCTGATCTGGGCTTCATGACACGGCCGGAAGAACCCGCCGGATAA
- a CDS encoding DUF1800 domain-containing protein: MTTHLDAVSTEIDDTADEIEFSGDDTGSISGAKAAGIAAAALATAACGGGGTSGGGTATGGGTVPNAPPEARKPEDDAQASRFLQQASLGAGEGAIRQLRDEGFEPWLNRQMNAPNSQSARQFFSSRGYDQVDADRNYDSRRTGDQMIWSQLLSGGSSVRKRAALALSEFFVVSFNSVSINWRSPAIGEYWDILNTNAFGNFRNLIEDITLNPAMGVFLNTRGNRKADPRSGRVPDENYGREIMQLFSIGLFELNPDGTRKLSGGAPIETYDNDDVTGISKVFTGYDYDYTGIGFTPAFDSPNRQIPDADYARQPMTADPSRWVRPRSEGYHSDDEKSFLGLTIPAGTNAADSLKLALDHLFQHPNVGPFFGKQMIQRLVTSNPSPAYVQRVAETFANNGNGVRGDLRAVFKAILLDDEALDPANVTNPGFGKLREPMLRFIQLTRTFGASSVSGNWELRDFSDPANRLGQSPLRPPSVFNFFRPTYFPNGSQAAANNLLAPEFQLVNETSVAGYVNFMERAVDTSSFLFTDLELNYSAEVAIADDSQALLDRLDLLLTGNQLSTGLRDTIKTAMDDVTIDASSSDADKLRRVHIGVLLIMASTDYLIQK; encoded by the coding sequence ATGACGACACATTTGGATGCGGTTTCGACCGAAATCGATGATACCGCTGATGAGATCGAATTCAGCGGTGATGACACCGGTTCAATCTCGGGCGCGAAAGCCGCTGGCATCGCCGCAGCTGCGCTGGCTACGGCGGCGTGCGGCGGCGGAGGGACATCCGGCGGAGGCACAGCAACAGGCGGCGGCACCGTCCCCAACGCACCGCCCGAAGCCCGCAAACCCGAAGATGATGCGCAGGCCTCCCGCTTTCTTCAGCAGGCTTCACTCGGCGCAGGCGAAGGCGCTATCCGGCAATTGCGCGACGAAGGCTTTGAACCCTGGCTCAATCGTCAGATGAACGCCCCCAATTCGCAATCCGCCCGGCAATTCTTCTCCAGCCGCGGTTATGACCAGGTTGACGCCGACCGGAATTACGACAGCCGCCGGACCGGCGATCAGATGATCTGGTCACAATTGCTCTCTGGCGGCAGCAGTGTTCGCAAACGCGCGGCGCTGGCTCTGTCCGAGTTTTTCGTGGTGTCTTTCAACAGTGTCAGCATCAATTGGCGCAGCCCGGCGATTGGCGAATATTGGGATATTCTCAACACCAACGCATTCGGCAATTTTCGCAACCTGATAGAGGATATCACCCTCAATCCGGCGATGGGCGTGTTCCTGAACACGCGCGGCAACCGTAAAGCGGACCCGCGCAGCGGACGTGTGCCGGATGAAAACTATGGCCGCGAAATCATGCAGCTGTTTTCCATCGGACTGTTCGAACTTAATCCAGACGGAACCCGGAAATTATCCGGCGGCGCCCCGATCGAAACGTATGACAATGATGACGTGACCGGCATTTCCAAGGTCTTCACCGGTTATGATTATGACTATACCGGTATCGGGTTCACCCCGGCCTTCGATAGTCCAAACCGCCAGATACCCGATGCCGATTACGCCCGTCAGCCCATGACCGCCGATCCATCGCGGTGGGTCCGGCCGCGCAGCGAAGGGTATCATTCCGACGACGAAAAAAGCTTTCTGGGTCTGACGATCCCGGCCGGAACCAATGCAGCGGACAGTTTGAAACTGGCTCTCGACCATTTGTTTCAGCATCCCAATGTCGGCCCGTTCTTTGGCAAGCAGATGATCCAGCGTCTTGTGACGAGCAACCCCTCGCCCGCCTACGTTCAGCGCGTGGCCGAAACATTCGCCAACAATGGCAACGGCGTTCGCGGCGATTTAAGAGCGGTCTTCAAAGCGATCCTGCTGGACGACGAAGCTCTTGATCCGGCGAATGTTACCAATCCCGGCTTTGGGAAACTGCGCGAACCGATGCTGCGATTTATCCAGTTGACCCGAACATTCGGCGCAAGCTCGGTCAGCGGAAATTGGGAATTGCGCGATTTTTCCGACCCGGCGAACAGGCTGGGCCAATCGCCCTTGCGCCCGCCATCGGTGTTTAACTTTTTCCGGCCAACCTATTTCCCCAACGGGTCACAGGCGGCTGCGAACAATCTGCTCGCGCCCGAATTTCAACTGGTCAACGAAACCTCCGTGGCCGGTTACGTGAACTTTATGGAACGTGCGGTGGATACGTCCAGCTTCCTGTTTACCGACCTTGAGCTGAACTATTCAGCGGAAGTGGCCATTGCCGATGACAGTCAGGCATTGCTCGACCGGCTCGATCTGTTGCTTACCGGAAATCAATTGAGCACGGGCCTGCGCGATACGATCAAGACAGCGATGGACGATGTCACGATCGACGCATCCAGCAGCGATGCCGACAAGCTACGCCGGGTGCATATCGGCGTGCTGCTGATCATGGCCTCCACCGATTATCTGATCCAGAAATAA